The proteins below come from a single Brassica napus cultivar Da-Ae unplaced genomic scaffold, Da-Ae ScsIHWf_1616;HRSCAF=2230, whole genome shotgun sequence genomic window:
- the LOC106425949 gene encoding uncharacterized protein LOC106425949, with translation MKNIIVKANAGALTNFEVLDLLNSRGASKDTTRVIASETVSRSEYKVYDYLMETAASTQTRDSVTKFSDKCKGFKLAKAEILNIINLRPSSDVELTPILEKPDEREIDIEGILALVQELLPPLPTVEAHKENEQEETEDGEQPNMETSV, from the exons ATGAAGAACATAAT AGTGAAGGCAAACGCAGGTGCGCTTACAAACTTCGAGGTGCTTGATTTGCTTAACTCAAGAGGTGCATCAAAGGATACTACAAGAGTTATAGCTTCAGAAACAGTTTCTAGATCAGAGTACAAGGTCTATGATTATTTGATGGAGACTGCTGCTTCCACTCAAACGCGAGATAGCGTTACCAAGTTCTCAGACAAGTGCAAAGGTTTCAAACTCGCCAAAGCTGAGATTCTCAACATCATCAACCTCAGACCGTCTTCTGATGTCGAATTGACGCCG ATCTTAGAGAAGCCTGATGAACGAGAAATCGACATAGAGGGGATACTAGCGCTAGTGCAGGAGTTGCTACCGCCTCTTCCTACTGTGGAAGCTCATAAAGAAAACGAGCAAGAGGAAACAGAGGACGGTGAACAACCTAACATGGAAACTTCAGTTTGA
- the LOC125598041 gene encoding uncharacterized protein LOC125598041 has product MISDSITNASANASSNARDFAKKKKKNNKTAKMKQSKLGLRREQWLSQVAVTNKEERSDHRVNNPVENVDENLRHERFMESPSSSSMGGTDISTNFSGRSSRTSSSSTSSSRSSVDITEEDNVDDDDGCVDDWEALADASEEEEERLIHESVKKQENVAHSASSNRAWRRDDDHRPQALPNLAKQISFPELDKRFSAASTPSSCPICYEDLDSTDASFFPCPCGFKLCLFCHKTIYDGDGRCPGCRKAYERNAMTTETSFQGGCVTVRLTRSSSMFCRS; this is encoded by the exons ATGATTTCAGATTCGATCACCAACGCTTCTGCTAATGCATCCTCTAACGCGAGAGATTTcgctaagaagaagaagaag AACAATAAGACGGCGAAGATGAAGCAGAGCAAGCTCGGTCTCCGCCGTGAGCAATGGCTTTCTCAAG TCGCTGTGACCAATAAGGAGGAGAGGAGTGATCATAGAGTTAATAACCCTGTGGAGAATGTAGATGAGAATCTTCGTCATGAGAGGTTTATGGAGTCACCTTCAAGCAGCTCCATGGGAGGGACAGATATAAGCACTAACTTCAGTGGGAGAAGCAGCAGGACTAGTAGTAGTAGTACTAGTAGTAGCAGAAGCTCTGTTGACATAACAGAAGAGGAcaatgtagatgatgatgaCGGGTGTGTAGATGATTGGGAAGCTCTTGCTGATGCatcagaggaggaggaggagagactCATCCATGAGTCAGTCAAGAAGCAAGAGAATGTTGCACATTCAGCTTCTAGTAACCGAGCTTGGAGGCGAGATGATGACCATCGTCCTCAGGCTTTACCCAATCTTGCCAAGCAGATTAGTTTTCCGGAGCTGGACAAGCGTTTCAGCGCTGCTTCGACACCCTCTTCGTGTCCCATCTGCTACGAAGACTTGGACTCGACGGATGCGAGTTTCTTCCCATGCCCTTGCGGGTTTAAACTCTGTCTCTTCTGCCACAAGACGATTTACGACGGAGACGGGCGGTGTCCTGGATGCAGGAAGGCGTATGAGCGGAATGCGATGACAACTGAGACTAGTTTTCAAGGTGGCTGTGTAACAGTTCGGTTGACTCGTTCCTCTAGCATGTTTTGCAGGTCTTGA
- the LOC125598040 gene encoding nucleobase-ascorbate transporter 6-like, producing MAGGGAPAAKADEPQPHPPKDQLPNISYCITSPPPWPEAILLGFQHYLVMLGTTVLIPTALVPQMSGGYEEKAKMIQTILFVAGINTLLQTTFGTRLPAVIGASYTFVPTTISIILSGRFSDTSNPVDRFESIMRATQGALIVASTLQMILGFSGLWRNVVRFLSPISAVPLVGLVGFGLYEFGFPGVAKCIEIGLPELLILVFVSQYLPHVIKSGKNVFDRFAVIFAVVIVWIYAHLLTVGGAYNGAAPTTQTSCRTDRAGIIGAAPWIRVPWPFQWGAPSFDAGEAFAMMMASFVALVESTGGFIAVSRYASATMLPPSILSRGIGWQGVAILISGLFGTGAGSSVSIENAGLLALTRVGSRRVVQIAAGFMIFFSILGKFGAVFASIPAPIIAALYCLFFAYVGAGGLSFLQFCNLNSFRTKFILGFSVFLGLSIPQYFNEYTAIKGYGPVHTGARWFNDMVNVPFSSEPFVAGAVAFFLDNTLHKKDSSIRKDRGKHWWDKFRSFRGDTRSEEFYSLPFNLNKYFPSV from the exons ATGGCAGGTGGTGGAGCTCCAGCAGCGAAAGCAGACGAACCACAACCACATCCTCCAAAAGATCAGCTCCCCAACATCTCTTACTGCATCACCAGTCCTCCTCCTTGGC CTGAAGCTATTCTACTTGGGTTCCAACACTACCTTGTAATGCTTGGGACTACAGTTCTCATTCCTACTGCTCTTGTTCCTCAGATGAGTGGTGGTTAT GAAGAGAAGGCAAAGATGATTCAGACCATTCTCTTTGTCGCCGGCATCAACACACTGCTCCAGACAACTTTTGGGACAAGATTGCCTGCTGTTATTGGAGCTTCTTACACTTTTGTGCCGACCACCATATCCATCATCCTCTCCGGCAGATTCAGTGATACCTCAAACCCTGTAGAT CGGTTTGAGAGTATTATGAGAGCAACACAAGGCGCATTGATTGTTGCTTCAACCCTGCAGATGATTCTTGGTTTCAGTGGTCTCTGGCGCAATGTTGTTAG GTTCTTAAGTCCTATCTCAGCTGTTCCACTGGTGGGTCTAGTTGGATTTGGGCTGTATGAGTTTGGTTTCCCAGGG GTTGCTAAGTGCATAGAGATTGGTCTGCCTGAGCTTCTTATTCTAGTCTTTGTTTCACAG TATCTGCCTCATGTGATCAAGTCAGGGAAGAATGTGTTTGACCGGTTTGCTGTGATATTCGCTGTGGTGATTGTATGGATCTATGCTCACCTTCTTACGGTTGGTGGAGCCTACAATGGCGCTGCACCAACTACGCAAACAAGCTGCCGAACTGACCGTGCTGGCATCATAGGTGCTGCACCATG GATAAGAGTTCCATGGCCATTCCAGTGGGGTGCACCTTCGTTTGATGCTGGAGAAGCTTTTGCAATGATGATGGCTTCTTTTGTTGCTCTTGTTGAG TCAACGGGTGGGTTCATAGCTGTCTCAAGATATGCAAGTGCAACAATGTTGCCACCTTCTATTCTCAGCCGTGGTATTGGCTGGCAG ggagttgctattcttatATCAGGGTTGTTTGGTACTGGTGCTGGCTCCTCTGTCTCTAT AGAAAATGCTGGACTATTGGCTCTGACAAGAGTTGGTAGTAGAAGGGTTGTACAGATAGCTGCAGGCTTCATGATCTTCTTCTCTATTCTCG GAAAATTTGGAGCTGTGTTTGCGTCAATCCCTGCACCAATCATTGCTGCTTTGTACTGTCTCTTCTTTGCCTACGTAGGAGCTGGAGGTTTGAGTTTTCTTCAGTTCTGCAACTTGAACAGCTTCAGGACCAAGTTCATCTTAGGCTTCTCTGTCTTTCTCGGTTTGTCAATCCCTCAGTACTTCAATGAGTACACTGCTATCAAAGGCTATGGTCCGGTCCACACAGGCGCTCGCTGGTTCAATGATATGGTGAATGTGCCGTTCTCTTCAGAGCCTTTTGTTGCTGGCGCGGTAGCCTTCTTCTTGGACAACACGTTGCATAAGAAAGATTCTTCGATAAGGAAAGATAGAGGGAAGCATTGGTGGGATAAGTTTAGATCTTTCAGAGGTgatacaaggagtgaagagtTCTACTCTCTTCCTTTTAATCTCAACAAGTATTTTCCTTCTGTGTAA
- the LOC125574922 gene encoding rac-like GTP-binding protein ARAC10 isoform X1 — translation MASSASKFIKCVTVGDGAVGKTCMLICYTSNKFPTDYIPTVFDNFSANVVVEGTTVNLGLWDTAGQEDYNRLRPLSYRGADVFVLSFSLVSRASYENVFKKWIPELQHFAPGVPLVLVGTKLDLREDRHYLADHPGLSPVTTAQGEELRKLIGATYYIECSSKTQQNVKAVFDSAIKEVIKPVVKQKEKTKKKKKQKSTHGCLSSILCGRMVTRH, via the exons ATGGCTTCAAGTGCTTCAAAGTTCATAAAATGCGTGACTGTTGGAGATGGCGCCGTTGGTAAAACATGTATGCTCATCTGCTACACCAGCAACAAATTCCCTACT GACTACATACCAACAGTTTTCGACAACTTTAGTGCAAACGTTGTAGTTGAAGGCACCACTGTTAATCTAGGACTATGGGACACTGCTG GGCAAGAAGACTATAATAGATTAAGGCCTTTAAGTTACAGAGGAGCAGATGTTTTCGTCTTGTCTTTCTCATTGGTCAGCCGAGCTAGCTACGAGAATGTCTTTAAAAAG TGGATCCCTGAACTCCAGCACTTTGCCCCAGGTGTTCCATTAGTCCTTGTTGGTACCAAATTAG ATCTCCGCGAAGATAGGCACTATTTGGCTGACCATCCTGGACTATCTCCTGTAACCACTGCACAG GGAGAGGAACTGCGTAAGCTAATTGGCGCTACATATTACATTGAATGCAGCTCAAAAACTCAACAG AACGTGAAAGCAGTTTTTGATTCTGCAATCAAGGAAGTGATCAAACCTGTGGTTAAACAAAAGGAGAAGactaagaaaaagaagaagcaaaagtcAACACATGGGTGTTTATC AAGCATTCTCTGTGGGAGGATGGTGACTCGgcattga
- the LOC125574922 gene encoding rac-like GTP-binding protein ARAC10 isoform X2, with product MASSASKFIKCVTVGDGAVGKTCMLICYTSNKFPTDYIPTVFDNFSANVVVEGTTVNLGLWDTAGQEDYNRLRPLSYRGADVFVLSFSLVSRASYENVFKKWIPELQHFAPGVPLVLVGTKLDLREDRHYLADHPGLSPVTTAQGEELRKLIGATYYIECSSKTQQNVKAVFDSAIKEVIKPVVKQKEKTKKKKKQKSTHGCLSILCGRMVTRH from the exons ATGGCTTCAAGTGCTTCAAAGTTCATAAAATGCGTGACTGTTGGAGATGGCGCCGTTGGTAAAACATGTATGCTCATCTGCTACACCAGCAACAAATTCCCTACT GACTACATACCAACAGTTTTCGACAACTTTAGTGCAAACGTTGTAGTTGAAGGCACCACTGTTAATCTAGGACTATGGGACACTGCTG GGCAAGAAGACTATAATAGATTAAGGCCTTTAAGTTACAGAGGAGCAGATGTTTTCGTCTTGTCTTTCTCATTGGTCAGCCGAGCTAGCTACGAGAATGTCTTTAAAAAG TGGATCCCTGAACTCCAGCACTTTGCCCCAGGTGTTCCATTAGTCCTTGTTGGTACCAAATTAG ATCTCCGCGAAGATAGGCACTATTTGGCTGACCATCCTGGACTATCTCCTGTAACCACTGCACAG GGAGAGGAACTGCGTAAGCTAATTGGCGCTACATATTACATTGAATGCAGCTCAAAAACTCAACAG AACGTGAAAGCAGTTTTTGATTCTGCAATCAAGGAAGTGATCAAACCTGTGGTTAAACAAAAGGAGAAGactaagaaaaagaagaagcaaaagtcAACACATGGGTGTTTATC CATTCTCTGTGGGAGGATGGTGACTCGgcattga
- the LOC125598055 gene encoding uncharacterized protein LOC125598055, which yields MGFKDLHLFNQALLAKQAWRLLNEPDSLYARFMRSRYFEERDFNSATLGTRPSFGWRSLLFGKELLDKGLKWMIGNGEDTLVWVSPWLDDGIRMRSPLMKNIFVDLDLKVSALIEQHSDVELILKMKITQDSKDFKVWKFNVSGAYTTKSGYWLAANLAKSELRIFLWKILSAALPVANGLMARGILVDDRCQFCGHVGESEVHLFFTCPLARLIWAVAEIPVPRSGFSSSSIYQNFNYLLELQANLNIPIWNAFIFEGLEFDAISVVNKAFNDMNEWSQVQQRGDLSVKNLVADTTVNRSEWIPPPIDWKKCDIGVEWDKKNHICGAAWLLRDDKGVVLMHSRNSFTNVLSVMEAQERVWLWAIESMSSLHFSKIVFAAESKELVGAVTRPPAWPSFRWISRKILSYLQYIPDWKLEKVDRMMILGAYCIAQSVVLWDLFQSYVATSFPSWLSGFFCSVSV from the exons ATGGGGTTTAAAGACTTGCATTTGTTTAATCAGGCCTTACTCGCAAAACAAGCCTGGCGCCTTCTTAATGAGCCTGATAGCCTATATGCAAGATTCATGAGAAGTAGATACTTTGAAGAAAGGGATTTTAATAGTGCTACTCTTGGTACTAGACCTTCCTTTGGCTGGAGAAGTCTCTTATTtggcaaagaactcttggataagGGGCTTAAATGGATGATAGGTAATGGTGAAGATACTTTAGTGTGGGTGTCtccttggttggatgatggtaTCAGAATGAGAAGTCctcttatgaaaaatatatttgtagacCTGGACTTGAAGGTTTCAGCTTTGATTGAGCAACATTCAG ATGTGGAGCTCATTTTGAAAATGAAGATTACTCAAGATTCAAAAGATTTCAAAGTTTGGAAGTTCAATGTGAGTGGTGCTTATACTACTAAATCGGGTTATTGGTTGGCAGCGAATCTAGCAAAATCTGAG CTTAGAATTTtcttatggaaaattttgtctGCGGCTCTCCCGGTGGCTAATGGTTTAATGGCTAGAGGCATATTGGTTGATGATAGATGCCAATTTTGTGGTCATGTTGGTGAATCAGAGGTCCATCTGTTCTTCACCTGTCCTCTGGCTAGGCTTATTTGGGCAGTGGCTGAAATTCCAGTTCCAAGATCGGGCTTTAGCTCTTCTTCGATCTATCAGAATTTTAACTATCTTCTGGAACTGCAGGCAAACCTCAATATTCCCATTTG GAATGCTTTTATTTTTGAGGGTTTGGAGTTTGATGCTATATCAGTGGTGAATAAAGCTTTTAATGATATGAATGAATGGTCTCAAGTTCAGCAGAGAGGAGACCTTTCTGTCAAGAATTTAGTTGCTGATACCACAGTAAATCGATCGGAATGGATTCCTCCTCCGATAGATTGGAAGAAATGTGATATAGGAGTTGAATGGGACAAAAAGAATCATATATGTGGAGCAGCGTGGTTGCTTAGAGATGATAAAGGGGTTGTTCTTATGCATAGCCGTAACTCCTTTACTAATGTTCTATCTGTGATGGAGGCTCAGGAAAGAGTTTGGTTGTGGGCAATAGAAAGCATGAGTAGCCtccatttttcaaaaattgtcTTTGCAGCAGAATCCAAGGAGTTGGTTGGAGCAGTAACTAGACCACCAGCTTGGCCTTCTTTCAGGTGGATTTCTAGAAAAATTCTATCTTATCTCCAGTACATTCCTGATTGGAAATTGGAGAAGGTTGATAGAATGATGATTTTGGGGGCTTATTGTATAGCGCAGAGTGTTGTGTTGTGGGATCTATTTCAATCGTACGTGGCCACTAGCTTTCCCTCTTGGTTATCTGGGTTTTTTTGCTCGGTTTCTGTCTAG